Genomic segment of Myxococcus stipitatus:
TTGCGACGCCGCTTCCGCCACGGGAACGCTGGAATCTCGATGCACGAATCCAGGTCGCCATCCCAATGCGTCTCGATACCGTGGCTCGCCAGCGTGTCGCAGACCTTCCCCGCGAGCGCCCTCTCCAACTCCGGCTTCACCTGGCACTTGGGCACGAGCGCCGTGGACGTGAACGAGAGCCGCAACGCCTCCCCGTCCACCAGCGTCCGCGTCAGCGCCTCACGCGAATAGAAGACCGCGCCACGGACCACCGCCGGGTGGCGCACCGCTCCCGCGGCCACTTCTCCCCAGCCATCCTCCACGTCCTGCAAAGCCACGATGCCCTCGCGCTGGAGGGCCGCGAACGCCTGGTCCAACGCATCGTTCGTCGTCGCCTCGTCGCCCCACCCGTGCTCCCGGGCATCCTGCGCGTCCAGCCACTGGCGGGACTGCTCCATCCACGACTCCAGCGCATCCCCCACGTCCGGATGCGCCACGAACCGCGCACGCAGCCGCGCGAGCACCTCCCCCTCGGAACGGCAACCGCCCTGGACCTCGACCTCCACCCACTGACGCAGCGACTCCGGCATCTCCTGATTCATGGCCCGCGACCATACCCAGGCCCCGCCGGACTTCACAACACAGTTACTACAACACCCGCGCACTCAATTGGCGCGCCGCCTCGGAGGCTCAGGGAACCCCCATCAAGCGCAGCCCAGCGGCCGTGGCGGCGGCCACCACGACGACCGCGATGAACGGCGCCTGCCTCCAGGCGAGCACCGCCCC
This window contains:
- a CDS encoding DUF6891 domain-containing protein; the protein is MNQEMPESLRQWVEVEVQGGCRSEGEVLARLRARFVAHPDVGDALESWMEQSRQWLDAQDAREHGWGDEATTNDALDQAFAALQREGIVALQDVEDGWGEVAAGAVRHPAVVRGAVFYSREALTRTLVDGEALRLSFTSTALVPKCQVKPELERALAGKVCDTLASHGIETHWDGDLDSCIEIPAFPWRKRRRNELIPDWTVGGVCRGLQLLENVEEGAAIEGAKQFVVECAKRHYGEALNFEAIQVPEMDVFDLYAVIAVVESHSEPPNSSARLLSEIEPLFPGAGFVDGDEMLMQIFYRQVDRLKARVHDVQYPGVLRMTTVDHLMPAVSARELCEGVLRHLPATAQE